Proteins encoded by one window of Massilia sp. NR 4-1:
- a CDS encoding ABC transporter substrate-binding protein — protein sequence MGALLLGTAARAEERREMVFVAATNHTMPLASFADGKLSGGLLKELGEAIARRAGRQARFVSVPPRRVASTLAEGSADAVCYVLPEWLDGNFNWSAPLIPDAGVVVARADAPPVKQLSQLEERPVGTVAGYHYAALSRTLGARFRRDDAPSMEHNIRKLLLGRMQYAVLEKTTFAYLQRKQPGLGLRADLEFDAFRAQCAFSLRSQIDIAEADRAIASLLHDGGIERVLSHYR from the coding sequence TTGGGGGCGCTGCTGCTGGGGACGGCCGCCAGGGCCGAAGAGCGCCGCGAGATGGTGTTTGTCGCGGCCACCAACCATACGATGCCGCTGGCCAGCTTTGCCGACGGCAAACTGAGCGGTGGTCTGCTCAAGGAGCTGGGCGAGGCGATCGCGCGGCGCGCCGGGCGCCAGGCGCGCTTTGTCAGCGTGCCGCCGCGGCGCGTCGCCAGCACCTTGGCCGAGGGCAGCGCCGATGCGGTCTGCTATGTGCTGCCGGAGTGGCTGGATGGTAATTTCAACTGGAGCGCACCGCTGATCCCGGATGCCGGCGTGGTGGTGGCGCGCGCCGACGCACCGCCCGTCAAGCAACTGTCGCAGCTGGAGGAGCGGCCGGTGGGCACCGTGGCGGGCTACCATTATGCGGCTCTGAGCCGTACGCTGGGGGCGCGCTTCCGGCGCGACGATGCGCCGTCGATGGAGCACAATATCCGCAAGCTGCTGCTGGGCCGCATGCAGTATGCGGTCCTGGAGAAAACCACCTTCGCCTACCTGCAGCGCAAACAGCCGGGACTGGGCCTGCGCGCCGACCTCGAATTTGATGCGTTCAGGGCGCAGTGCGCCTTTTCACTACGCTCGCAGATCGACATCGCCGAGGCCGACCGCGCCATCGCCAGCCTGCTGCACGATGGCGGTATCGAACGCGTGCTGTCGCACTACCGCTGA
- a CDS encoding DUF3820 family protein, which produces MSAELLPLLVHREMPYGKYKGFLLADLPGHYLGWFAREGFPKGELGALLALMYELDHNALRHLLDPLRSKPRRSPIGVK; this is translated from the coding sequence ATGAGTGCCGAACTCCTTCCCCTCCTCGTCCACCGCGAAATGCCTTATGGAAAATACAAGGGTTTTCTGCTGGCCGACCTGCCCGGCCACTACCTGGGCTGGTTCGCGCGCGAAGGCTTTCCCAAGGGCGAGCTGGGCGCCCTGCTGGCCCTGATGTATGAACTCGATCACAACGCCCTGCGCCACCTGCTCGACCCGCTGCGCAGCAAGCCGCGCCGCTCGCCCATCGGCGTCAAGTAA
- a CDS encoding MFS transporter, whose amino-acid sequence MPLALLALTIGAFAIGTTEFVIVGLLPTIAADLGVDLPSAGMLVSLYAMGVAVGAPVLTALSGKLPRKLLLLALMVLFTAGNLLAWQAPGYATLIVARILTGLAHGVFFSIGSTIATSLVPKEKAASAIAIMFTGLTVALVTGVPLGTFIGQHFGWRETFLAVSALGLIAFLGSLLFVPQNIQHNKPASLLQQVKVLGQPRLLLVYAMTALGYGGSFTAFTFLAPILQEVSGFSAGSVSLVMLVYGVSVAFGNIWGGKLADRRGPVGALKLVFLGLAAVLVVLSFTAPHAWLMLATVLVWGIFAFGNVAGLQVYVVRQAEHFTPRAVDVASGLNIAAFNLGIAGGAWGGGHIVEKLGLLHTGWIGALVVLGAFGLTVLSGRLDRLNPIPHSRKTEFRAATL is encoded by the coding sequence ATGCCTCTCGCTTTATTGGCGCTGACCATCGGCGCTTTCGCCATCGGAACCACCGAGTTCGTGATTGTCGGGCTGCTGCCCACCATTGCCGCCGACCTGGGCGTCGACCTGCCGTCGGCCGGCATGCTGGTCAGCCTGTACGCCATGGGCGTGGCGGTCGGCGCGCCGGTGCTGACCGCGCTCAGCGGCAAGCTGCCGCGCAAGCTGCTGCTGCTGGCGCTGATGGTGCTGTTCACCGCCGGCAATCTGCTGGCCTGGCAGGCGCCCGGCTACGCCACATTGATCGTGGCGCGTATCCTGACCGGCCTGGCGCACGGCGTCTTCTTCTCGATCGGCTCGACCATCGCCACCTCCCTGGTGCCGAAGGAAAAAGCGGCCAGCGCCATCGCCATCATGTTCACCGGCCTGACCGTGGCTCTGGTGACGGGCGTGCCGCTGGGCACCTTCATCGGCCAGCACTTCGGCTGGCGCGAAACCTTCCTTGCCGTCTCGGCGCTGGGCCTGATCGCCTTCCTCGGCAGCCTGCTGTTCGTGCCGCAGAATATCCAGCACAACAAGCCTGCCTCGCTGCTGCAGCAGGTGAAGGTGCTGGGCCAGCCGCGCCTGCTGCTGGTGTATGCCATGACGGCGCTTGGCTATGGCGGTTCGTTTACCGCTTTCACCTTCCTGGCGCCGATCCTGCAGGAAGTGTCGGGCTTTAGCGCCGGCTCGGTGAGCCTGGTGATGCTGGTGTATGGCGTGTCGGTCGCGTTCGGCAATATCTGGGGCGGCAAGCTGGCCGACCGCCGCGGTCCGGTGGGTGCACTGAAACTGGTTTTCCTCGGCCTGGCCGCGGTGCTGGTGGTGCTGAGCTTCACCGCGCCGCATGCCTGGCTGATGCTGGCCACCGTGCTGGTCTGGGGCATTTTCGCCTTCGGCAATGTGGCGGGCCTGCAAGTGTATGTGGTGCGCCAGGCGGAGCACTTCACGCCGCGCGCCGTGGATGTGGCCTCCGGCCTGAATATCGCGGCGTTTAACCTGGGTATTGCCGGCGGCGCCTGGGGCGGCGGCCATATCGTCGAAAAGCTGGGCTTGCTGCATACGGGCTGGATCGGCGCCCTCGTGGTGCTCGGTGCTTTCGGCCTGACCGTGCTCAGCGGCCGTCTGGACCGGCTGAATCCAATCCCTCACAGCCGCAAAACCGAGTTCCGCGCCGCCACCCTTTGA
- a CDS encoding GyrI-like domain-containing protein, producing the protein MAENLPQLNRAEYARRMNRVIDHIDRHLDSALETAELADIANFSRFHFHRIFAAWMGETIGDYVRRRRLETAAFHLSCGTQASVLEVALATGFGSGEALARAFRQKFGCSPSAWRDGTRERLATLAAGLRQAREAANSNPDQVNGNDGQAGFLPLGEHGDSQSSNGESQMEVRVIDLPAVTIAYQRHIGPYGMSIGEFWRSTMSPWMHSHGLDSATCYGVGHDDPSITAPEKCRYDACVEVPEGFKNGGQASISTLPGGRYAVAQFEGPPTAIAGAWNSFIREWLPSSGLQCDERPLFERFSPQTALNPQTGEFSCELCIPVRAL; encoded by the coding sequence ATGGCCGAGAATCTTCCCCAGCTCAACCGCGCGGAATACGCACGCCGCATGAACCGCGTGATCGACCACATCGACCGCCATCTCGACAGCGCGCTGGAAACGGCGGAACTGGCCGACATCGCCAACTTCTCGCGCTTCCATTTCCACCGCATCTTCGCCGCCTGGATGGGCGAGACCATCGGCGACTATGTGCGGCGGCGGCGCCTGGAAACGGCAGCCTTCCACCTGTCCTGCGGCACCCAGGCGAGCGTGCTGGAGGTGGCGCTGGCCACCGGCTTCGGCTCGGGCGAAGCGCTGGCGCGCGCCTTCCGCCAGAAGTTCGGCTGCTCGCCCAGCGCCTGGCGCGACGGTACGCGTGAGCGCCTGGCCACATTGGCGGCCGGGCTGCGCCAAGCACGTGAGGCGGCCAATAGCAATCCTGATCAGGTGAATGGCAACGACGGTCAGGCCGGTTTCCTGCCGCTCGGCGAACATGGCGACTCCCAATCATCAAATGGAGAAAGCCAAATGGAAGTACGCGTAATCGACCTGCCAGCCGTGACCATCGCCTACCAGCGCCATATCGGCCCTTATGGCATGAGCATCGGCGAATTCTGGCGCAGCACCATGTCGCCGTGGATGCATTCGCACGGCCTGGACAGCGCCACCTGCTACGGCGTGGGCCACGACGACCCCAGCATCACCGCGCCGGAAAAATGCCGCTACGACGCCTGCGTGGAGGTACCGGAAGGGTTCAAGAATGGCGGCCAGGCCAGCATCTCGACCTTGCCGGGCGGCCGCTATGCGGTGGCGCAGTTCGAGGGGCCGCCCACCGCGATTGCCGGGGCCTGGAACAGCTTCATCCGTGAATGGCTGCCGTCCAGCGGCCTGCAGTGCGACGAGCGGCCGTTGTTCGAGCGCTTCTCGCCGCAGACGGCACTCAATCCCCAGACTGGCGAATTCAGCTGTGAACTGTGCATTCCCGTAAGAGCCTTATAA
- the dgt gene encoding dGTP triphosphohydrolase, with the protein MYSAETKEFAREQEKLVLPLEYRAHSQSDGRGEGREECMRDYARVLYSASFRRLQGKMQLLGVDANSFNRNRLTHSLEVAQIARSIAADLGLERSVVSETCSLAHDIGNPPFGHYGEKILNELIADGGGFEGNAQAFRILRTLEKKHYAYAGLNLTVRTLFGITKYFHRREDNPKKFLYQDDYAFLSAALDGHGIAVRKSIDAQIMDLSDEIAYAAHDLEDALSFGIITWGEIVHEFKISRDFAGTYEQFSAIAEHAHAEALKCEAQDSSEEYSIVLRKEMTSQIVHELCRDISVVEGKHGPELGYKTKAELARGLKSLLWKAILRKKDVQLYEKRGEKIIRGLFEVLSDKQYNKDNILLPPELRCLKDSRERLVIDYISGMMDSNAAQEYEKYFGEGSLDAIYWKK; encoded by the coding sequence ATGTATTCAGCCGAAACAAAAGAATTCGCCCGCGAACAGGAAAAACTGGTGCTGCCGCTGGAGTACCGCGCCCATTCGCAGTCCGACGGCCGCGGCGAGGGCCGCGAAGAGTGCATGCGCGACTATGCGCGCGTGCTCTACTCCGCCTCCTTCCGGCGCCTGCAAGGCAAGATGCAGCTGCTGGGCGTGGACGCCAACAGCTTTAACCGCAACCGCCTGACGCACAGCCTGGAAGTGGCGCAGATCGCCCGCTCCATCGCCGCCGACCTGGGGCTGGAGCGCAGCGTGGTGTCCGAAACCTGCTCGCTGGCCCACGACATCGGCAATCCGCCCTTCGGCCACTACGGCGAGAAAATCCTGAACGAGCTGATTGCGGACGGCGGCGGCTTCGAAGGCAATGCCCAGGCTTTCCGCATCCTGCGCACGCTGGAGAAAAAGCATTACGCCTACGCAGGCCTGAACCTGACCGTGCGCACCCTGTTCGGCATCACCAAATACTTCCACCGGCGCGAGGACAATCCGAAGAAGTTCCTGTACCAGGACGATTACGCCTTTCTCAGCGCGGCGCTCGACGGCCATGGCATCGCCGTGCGCAAGAGCATCGACGCGCAGATCATGGACCTGTCCGACGAAATCGCCTACGCCGCGCATGACCTGGAGGATGCGCTGAGCTTCGGCATCATCACCTGGGGCGAGATCGTCCATGAATTCAAGATCAGCCGCGACTTCGCCGGCACGTACGAGCAGTTCTCCGCCATCGCCGAACATGCGCATGCCGAAGCGCTCAAATGCGAGGCGCAGGACAGCTCGGAGGAATACTCCATCGTGCTGCGCAAGGAAATGACGTCGCAGATCGTGCATGAGCTGTGCCGCGACATCAGCGTGGTCGAAGGCAAGCATGGGCCGGAACTGGGCTACAAGACCAAGGCGGAACTGGCGCGCGGCTTGAAAAGCCTGCTGTGGAAGGCCATCCTGCGCAAGAAGGATGTGCAGCTCTACGAAAAGCGCGGCGAGAAGATCATCCGCGGCCTGTTCGAGGTACTGAGCGACAAGCAGTACAACAAGGACAATATCCTGCTGCCGCCCGAACTGCGCTGCCTGAAGGATTCGCGCGAGCGCCTGGTGATCGACTACATCTCCGGCATGATGGATTCGAACGCCGCCCAGGAGTACGAAAAGTACTTCGGCGAGGGCAGCCTGGATGCCATCTACTGGAAGAAGTAA
- a CDS encoding sodium:solute symporter — protein sequence MSSFSLFSLVFGYFGLLLLVAWFTSRNANNDSFFIGNKSSNWMLVAFGMVGTTLSGATFISVPGAVGRDGFGYLQLTMGYVAGYVAVAYVLLPLYYRLKLTSIYHYLDMRLGRRSYQSGAAFFILSRTLGATARLYLVVNILQATILDSLGVPFWLTNLVILLMILLYTYEGGVKTIVWTDTLQTVGMLLGLVSCVVFLMHEMQLDVAGSLAQMEAKGLSRIFTLDLDSPSYFWKHFFAGMFIVVAMTGMDQEMMQKNISVKTLADSQKNMLTLTAILVGVLSLFLFLGGLLYLYAPQVGLAASGDKIFPAVVMGHLPAAMQMVFFIALVSALFPSADGAITALTSSFCIDILGLKRRVDLSEAQRLRMRHRVHLGFCALFLLLVMVFKWVDSPSMIGVILKLAGYTYGPLLGLFAFGLFTRRSVRDGRVPLVVLAGPALCFLIEQYQGLLFGSYKIGLELLILNGLLTMGGLFLISRPAESKEMLPTH from the coding sequence ATGTCTTCTTTTTCCCTGTTTTCACTGGTGTTCGGCTACTTCGGCCTGCTGCTGCTGGTGGCCTGGTTCACCTCGCGCAATGCGAACAACGACAGCTTCTTCATCGGTAACAAGAGTTCGAACTGGATGCTGGTGGCCTTCGGCATGGTGGGCACCACGCTGAGCGGCGCCACCTTCATCAGCGTGCCGGGTGCGGTGGGGCGCGACGGCTTCGGCTATCTGCAACTGACCATGGGTTATGTGGCCGGCTATGTGGCGGTGGCCTATGTGCTGCTGCCGCTGTACTACCGGCTCAAGCTGACCTCCATCTACCATTACCTGGACATGCGCCTGGGCCGCCGTTCCTATCAGAGCGGAGCCGCCTTCTTCATTCTGTCGCGCACCCTGGGCGCCACGGCGCGCCTTTACCTGGTGGTGAATATTCTGCAGGCGACGATTCTGGACAGCCTGGGCGTGCCGTTCTGGCTCACCAATCTGGTGATCCTGCTGATGATCCTCCTGTATACCTACGAGGGCGGGGTGAAGACCATCGTGTGGACCGACACCCTGCAAACCGTGGGCATGCTGCTGGGCCTCGTCAGCTGCGTGGTCTTCCTGATGCACGAAATGCAGCTGGACGTGGCGGGCAGCCTGGCGCAAATGGAGGCGAAAGGCCTGTCGCGCATCTTCACGCTGGACTTGGACAGCCCATCCTACTTCTGGAAGCACTTCTTCGCCGGCATGTTCATCGTGGTCGCCATGACGGGCATGGACCAGGAGATGATGCAAAAGAATATCTCGGTCAAGACCCTGGCCGATTCGCAAAAGAATATGCTGACGCTGACGGCGATCCTGGTGGGCGTGCTGTCGCTCTTCCTTTTCCTGGGCGGCCTGCTGTATCTGTATGCGCCCCAGGTTGGGCTGGCGGCCAGCGGCGACAAGATCTTCCCCGCCGTGGTCATGGGCCATCTGCCCGCCGCCATGCAGATGGTCTTCTTCATCGCCCTGGTCAGTGCCTTGTTCCCCAGCGCCGATGGCGCGATCACGGCGCTGACCTCGTCCTTCTGCATCGACATCCTGGGCCTGAAACGGCGCGTGGATCTGAGCGAGGCGCAGCGCCTGCGCATGCGGCACCGCGTCCATCTCGGCTTCTGCGCGCTCTTCCTGTTGCTGGTGATGGTGTTCAAATGGGTCGATAGTCCCAGCATGATCGGCGTGATCCTCAAGCTGGCCGGCTACACCTATGGACCGCTGCTTGGCCTGTTCGCCTTCGGCCTGTTCACGCGCCGCAGCGTGCGGGATGGCCGCGTGCCGCTGGTGGTGCTGGCCGGGCCGGCGCTGTGCTTCCTGATCGAGCAGTATCAAGGCTTGTTATTTGGTAGTTATAAAATTGGCCTGGAACTGTTGATACTCAACGGTTTGCTGACCATGGGCGGCCTGTTCCTGATTTCGCGCCCGGCCGAGAGCAAAGAAATGCTGCCGACGCACTGA
- the sppA gene encoding signal peptide peptidase SppA, giving the protein MSRSVSSYVGGAFRFVWRALDVGRRAVLNLLFLIVLIALLYAIFGGGAKPLGDKTMLVIELKGQLLEQGRNGAREALLANLNGDDPRKQIQLRDVLSVLDAAGKDAQIGGAVLVLDEMQGGGQALEREFGAALDRFKAKGKKVVAWGASYNQAQYQVASHADEIYLHPMGMVMLDGFGHYRSYYRDALDKVGVTVNLMRVGTFKSFAEPFVANGPSPAAAEADAFLINDLWARYTKGVETARKLPEGQLMKVINGLPELSKAANGNMAKVALDAKLIDGVKTRDDIRKLMMERGATNAEGKTFRQVAFDDYLARQRPKFTGDAIGVVMAVGEIGDGVAGPGAIGGESTSNLIRMAREDSSIKAVVLRVDSPGGSAFGSELIRRELELTRAAGKPVVVSMGNVAASGGYWISMASDEVIADPATITGSIGVIALYPTVEKVADKLGIHTAGQTTTWLGDIDNRLRPMDPRFGQVIQGMINHTYDEFTTKAALARRTTPAKIDEVGQGRVWTGAQAKERGLVDTLGSYQDALKSAAKRAKMDGEPRIVYIERETSRFDRVLEYFGGSAAKAVGEQVKVALAPSGLPLGVATGVAKDLSWLNDLTQQRKPFTALTHCLCESPR; this is encoded by the coding sequence ATGTCTCGATCGGTTTCATCTTATGTCGGCGGCGCCTTCCGCTTTGTCTGGCGCGCGCTGGACGTTGGCCGCCGCGCGGTACTGAACCTGCTGTTCCTGATTGTTCTGATCGCGCTGCTGTATGCGATCTTCGGCGGCGGCGCCAAGCCGCTGGGCGACAAGACCATGCTGGTGATCGAGCTGAAAGGCCAGTTGCTGGAGCAGGGCCGCAATGGCGCGCGTGAAGCCTTGCTGGCCAATCTGAATGGCGACGACCCGCGCAAGCAGATCCAGCTGCGCGATGTGCTGTCCGTGCTCGATGCGGCTGGCAAGGACGCGCAGATCGGCGGCGCCGTGCTGGTGCTGGACGAAATGCAGGGCGGCGGCCAGGCGCTGGAACGCGAGTTCGGCGCGGCACTGGACCGTTTCAAGGCCAAGGGCAAGAAGGTGGTGGCCTGGGGCGCCTCTTACAACCAGGCGCAGTACCAGGTTGCCTCGCATGCCGATGAAATCTATCTGCACCCGATGGGCATGGTGATGCTGGACGGTTTCGGCCATTACCGCAGCTACTACCGCGATGCGCTCGACAAGGTGGGCGTGACCGTTAACCTGATGCGGGTCGGCACCTTCAAGAGCTTTGCCGAGCCTTTCGTCGCCAACGGTCCTTCGCCGGCGGCGGCGGAAGCGGATGCCTTCCTCATCAACGATCTGTGGGCGCGCTATACCAAGGGCGTGGAGACGGCGCGCAAGCTGCCGGAAGGTCAATTGATGAAGGTCATCAATGGCCTGCCTGAACTGTCCAAGGCCGCCAACGGCAATATGGCCAAGGTGGCGCTGGATGCGAAACTGATCGACGGCGTGAAAACCCGCGACGATATCCGCAAGCTGATGATGGAGCGCGGCGCTACGAATGCGGAAGGCAAGACCTTCCGCCAGGTGGCGTTTGACGATTATCTGGCGCGCCAGCGTCCGAAATTCACTGGCGATGCCATCGGCGTGGTGATGGCGGTGGGCGAGATCGGCGACGGCGTGGCCGGCCCCGGCGCCATCGGCGGCGAATCGACCTCGAACCTGATCCGCATGGCGCGCGAAGACAGCAGCATCAAAGCTGTGGTGCTGCGCGTGGATTCGCCTGGCGGCAGCGCCTTCGGCTCGGAGCTGATCCGCCGCGAGCTGGAACTGACGCGCGCCGCCGGCAAGCCGGTGGTGGTGTCGATGGGGAATGTGGCGGCGTCGGGTGGCTACTGGATTTCCATGGCATCGGACGAGGTGATCGCCGATCCTGCCACCATCACCGGTTCCATCGGCGTGATCGCCCTGTATCCGACGGTGGAAAAAGTGGCCGACAAGCTGGGCATCCATACCGCCGGCCAGACCACCACCTGGCTGGGCGATATCGACAACCGCCTGCGTCCGATGGACCCGCGCTTCGGCCAGGTCATCCAGGGCATGATCAACCACACCTACGACGAGTTCACCACCAAGGCCGCGTTGGCGCGCCGCACCACCCCGGCCAAGATCGATGAAGTGGGCCAGGGCCGCGTGTGGACCGGCGCCCAGGCCAAGGAACGCGGCCTGGTCGACACCCTGGGCAGCTATCAGGATGCGCTGAAGTCCGCCGCCAAGCGCGCCAAGATGGACGGCGAGCCGCGCATCGTCTACATCGAGCGCGAGACCTCGCGCTTCGACCGCGTGCTGGAATACTTCGGCGGTTCGGCCGCCAAGGCCGTGGGCGAGCAGGTGAAGGTGGCGCTGGCGCCATCCGGCCTGCCGCTGGGTGTGGCCACCGGCGTGGCGAAGGACCTGAGCTGGCTGAACGATCTGACCCAGCAGCGCAAGCCGTTCACGGCGCTCACGCACTGCCTGTGCGAGTCGCCGCGCTAA
- a CDS encoding efflux RND transporter periplasmic adaptor subunit: MDAQPNTSPAPQSRRRKWLGAVIAVAAMAGLGGLAWHLTHKAPEGAGQGGPGAPGVGGPGGAAGGAGGAGRGSGRGGRGGPASTVGVATAEKADIPVVLEALGTVSAAATTTVRPQVSGILQKVLFKEGQMVKAGQVLAQIDPRQFELSLMQASGQRQRDEAQLENARLTLERYRTLLAQDSIARQDVDTQAALVRQLEGTVMTDKAAEGTARLNLGYTKVVAPISGRVGLRVVDVGNLVGSGDANGIAVITQVSPIDVEFAVPQDQVPEVIARTNEGAVLPALALDRTRSITLEQGRFAALDNQVNTQTGTVMAKARFENAKMALFPSQFVNVRLELRTVKDAVMVPVTALRHGSTGDFVYVLNQDKTVALRPVTRGQATVDKVQIKTGVQAGEQVITEGADRLKDGARVTLPGERGGKGAGTGGQAGEGGEGPRRHRRQAEDAPAASTPAPAAPGEERKRRDGAAQQPGGGAR; encoded by the coding sequence ATGGATGCGCAACCGAACACCTCTCCAGCCCCCCAATCGCGCCGCCGCAAATGGCTGGGCGCCGTTATCGCAGTGGCGGCCATGGCGGGGCTGGGTGGTCTGGCCTGGCATCTGACGCATAAGGCGCCGGAAGGGGCGGGGCAGGGCGGGCCGGGTGCTCCCGGTGTTGGCGGACCTGGAGGCGCAGCGGGTGGCGCGGGCGGCGCCGGACGTGGTTCCGGTCGCGGCGGCCGGGGTGGCCCAGCCAGCACCGTGGGCGTGGCCACGGCCGAGAAGGCCGACATTCCCGTCGTGCTGGAGGCGCTTGGTACGGTGTCGGCGGCGGCCACCACCACCGTGCGGCCCCAGGTTTCGGGCATCCTGCAGAAAGTGCTGTTCAAGGAAGGGCAGATGGTCAAGGCGGGCCAGGTGCTGGCCCAGATCGATCCGCGCCAGTTCGAATTGTCGCTGATGCAGGCCAGCGGCCAGCGCCAGCGCGATGAAGCCCAGCTGGAAAACGCCCGCCTGACGCTGGAACGCTACCGCACCCTGCTGGCCCAGGACTCGATCGCGCGCCAGGACGTGGATACGCAAGCGGCCCTGGTGCGCCAGCTGGAAGGCACGGTGATGACGGACAAGGCGGCCGAAGGCACGGCGCGCCTGAACCTGGGCTACACCAAGGTGGTGGCGCCGATCAGCGGGCGTGTCGGCCTGCGCGTGGTCGATGTCGGCAATCTGGTCGGGTCGGGCGATGCCAATGGCATCGCCGTCATCACCCAGGTTTCACCCATCGACGTGGAATTTGCCGTGCCCCAGGATCAGGTGCCCGAGGTGATCGCCCGCACCAACGAAGGTGCCGTGCTGCCTGCGCTGGCGCTGGACCGCACCCGTAGTATCACGCTGGAGCAGGGGCGCTTTGCGGCGCTGGATAATCAGGTGAACACGCAGACCGGCACGGTGATGGCGAAAGCGCGTTTCGAAAACGCCAAGATGGCGCTCTTCCCCAGTCAGTTCGTCAACGTGCGCCTGGAGCTGCGCACCGTCAAGGATGCGGTCATGGTGCCGGTGACGGCGCTGCGCCATGGCTCGACCGGCGATTTCGTGTATGTGCTGAACCAGGACAAGACCGTTGCGTTGCGTCCCGTCACGCGCGGCCAGGCCACGGTGGACAAGGTGCAGATCAAAACCGGCGTGCAGGCGGGCGAACAGGTCATCACCGAAGGCGCCGACCGTTTGAAAGACGGCGCCCGCGTTACCTTGCCGGGAGAGCGGGGCGGCAAAGGGGCCGGCACCGGCGGCCAGGCGGGTGAAGGCGGGGAGGGGCCTCGCCGCCATCGCAGGCAGGCCGAGGATGCACCGGCGGCCTCCACGCCGGCACCCGCGGCGCCTGGCGAGGAGCGCAAGCGGCGCGACGGCGCCGCCCAGCAACCGGGAGGCGGCGCGCGATGA